The following nucleotide sequence is from uncultured Erythrobacter sp..
AAGTTCATCGTCGCAGATACGCCCGGCCACGTGCAGTACACTCGCAACATGGTGACCGGCGCATCGACCGCCGATTGCGCGGTGATCCTCGTCGATGCGCGCAAAGGCGTGCTTGAACAGACGCAGCGTCACTCCTTCATCACCCATATGCTCGGCATCCGGCACTTGGTGCTGGCGGTGAACAAGATGGATCTGGTCGATTACGATCAGGCCACCTTCGACGATATTGTAAGCAACTACCGGGACTTCGCCGAGACGATCGGAATCGAAGATTTCACCGCGATCCCGATTTCGGGCTTCAAGGGCGACAATATTGTCCAAGCTCCATCCGCGAACACGCCTTGGTATGATGGCCCTTCACTGATCCATCACCTCGAGACGGTCGAGCTGGCAGAAACCGCTGCTCAGGAACGCAGTTTCCGCATGCCCGTGCAGTGGGTCAATCGTCCCAATCTCGACTTCCGCGGCTTTGCTGGCCTTATCAGTCAGGGTACGATCAAGCCCGGTGACAAGGTTCGCGTGGTCCCGGCGGGCAAAACCAGCACGGTCAAGACCATCGCGACATTCGACGGCGATCTGGACGAGGCAGTAGCCGGCCAATCGGTCACGATCACGCTGGAAGACGAAATCGATTGCAGTCGGGGCGACGTGATCGCGGCGGCTGACAATCCGCCCGAAGCCTCCGACCAGTTCGAAACCTCGCTGGTCTGGATGGACGAGACCGCGCTGAAGCCCGGACGTGGATACTGGCTCAAGCTCGGATCGCAGATGGTCACGGCGACAATTGCCGAGCCGAAATATGAAATCTGCATGGGCAGTTTCGAGCACTTGGCCGCCAAGACGCTGGAGCTGAACGGCATTGGCGTCGCAGAGATGCGCACCGACCGGCCAATCACTTTTGAACCTTACTCAACCAGCCGCCAGCTCGGCGGATTCATCCTGATCGACAAGTTCACCAACGCGACGGTCGCAGCAGGGATGATCCATTTCAGCCTGCGCCGCGCGCAGAATGTCCACTGGCAGGCAACCACGGTTTCGCGTGAGGATCACGCAGGCCTGAAGAACCAGACCCCGCGCGTGCTGTGGTTCACCGGCCTTTCCGGTTCCGGCAAATCGACCATCGCCAATGAGGTCGAGAAACGTCTCAACCTGATGAACCGCCACACTTTCTTGCTCGACGGCGACAATGTCCGCCACGGGCTGAACAAGGATCTCGGCTTTACCGAAGCGGACCGGATCGAGAATATCCGTCGTATCGGTGAAGTTGCGAAGCTGATGACCGATGCCGGGCTGATTGTCCTCACCGCATTCATCTCACCCTTCCGCGCCGAGCGACGGATGGTGCGTGAGATGATGGGCGAAGGAGAGTTTATCGAAGTGTTCGTCGACACCCCGCTGGAAGTCGCGGAAGCTCGCGATGTGAAGGGCCTGTACAAGAAGGCACGCGACGGTGAGCTAAAGAACTTCACCGGGATCGACAGCCCGTATGAAGAACCGGAAACGGCGGAGATCCGCGTCAACACGGTCGAGATGACGCCTGCCGAAGCTGCGGATTACATCGTCCAGCAGATTATGCCGCTCAAATGAAGCCGAGCGATATGACCGACGCCGAACTGGCCGCGCATCTTGCCGAGGTCGCCGGACGCATCCTGCTCGATGTTCGGGGCAGCGGCGTGTTTGAAGGCAAGGCACTCGGCAGTGCGGGCGATGCGACCGCCAACGAGTTCCTTTGTCATGCTATCGGCGCAGCGCGGCCCGAGGATGGCTTGCTGTCCGAAGAGGAAAAGGACGACACCGCCCGCTGTTCGCAAAGCCGCGTATGGATCGTCGACCCGGTTGATGGCACGCGCGAATATGGCGAGGCACGTTCGGACTGGGCGGTGCATGTCGGCCTAGCTATCGATGGTGTAGCAACCACCGGCGCGGTTGCGCTGCCGGGTTTGGACGGCGGCCTTGTCTTGCGGACCGATCAGATTACTCCGCTTCCCGATGCACCCGCGCGACCACGGCTCGTAGTAAGCCGTTCACGCCCAGCCAAGGAAGCGGTGGAGTTCGCTGAACTGATAGGCGGTGATCTTGTACCGATGGGCTCAGCCGGAGCGAAGGCGATGGCGATCGTACGCGGCGAAGCGGAAATCTATCTGCATTCGGGCGGCCAGTATGAATGGGACAGCTGCGCGCCAGTCGCGGTGGCTCTTGCGCACGGATTGCATTGTTCGCGCATTGATGGATCGCCGATGGTCTACAACCGGCAAGACCCGTACTTACCTGACTTGCTGATCTGCCGCCCTGAATGGGCCGAACGCGCGCTGCAATCAGTCGCTGACTGCGCCTGACGCTTCGGTATCGGCTTGCGAAGCAGCCGGTTCTGCGTTGGCAGCGGCGGGCGGCACGATCAGCACTTCGACCCGGCGGTTCGCTGCACGCCCCGCTTCGTTCGCCGAACCATCGGGCAACGCGTTGGGCTCAACCGGGTTCTGTTCTCCGAACACAATCACATCGATGCGTTCCTCAGCCACGCCCTTCTCGATAAGCCACCCAGCGACGGCGAGACCGCGCGCTTCCGACGCATCGGCGTTCGCTTCATCGGTGCCACCTGAATCGCTGTGTGCGCGCAGCACAATCGGCGCGCCGCTGCTCAATTGTTCCGAAGCCAGCACTGTCTCGAGCGCAGCCACGGCGCCGGCATCAAGATTGGTCCCGCCATCTGGAAATCCGATCACCGCGTTGAGCGGCTCCAATGGCGGAGGCGGCAGGTCGGGTTTCTCGACATCAGGCCTCAGGATCGAAACCGGTTCTTCGGGCTTCGGTGAGGCTGTCGTGTCTTCCGGCGAAGTGTCTTCGCCTTCGGGCCGGGAGTCACACGCTGCGAGCAAGCCCAGAGCCGCACACGCTGCTATGATCGACTGTGGTTTCATGACATCCTCGCTCCTCACCGCGACCTTTACGTCGATTGCGGCTTGGCTGTCGCCTCTGCGCCGCTGCTTTTGCCCGCTTCCTTGGCCGCGCGTTTCGCCGCCATATCTTCAGGCGTCTTCAATTGCGGCGGCGAGAACGAGAGTATCGTATCGCCCGCGCGTGGCTCAGGCACAGCGGCATGGGTGAAAAAGCGCAGCGTACCGCTGTTTCGAACTAGCAGCAGCATGTTGGCGCTGTCGGGCAGTTTTTCCTGCGCGTCTTCGAAGTCAAACTCGTCGGACAGCTTGGTCTTGCGGAACACCCAGCCTTGCTGCTGCCGGTCGTTGACGTCGGTCACCCCAAACCCGCTTTCAAACAGCGCGCGACCCCGAATGCTTTCCGGCAAGGCGTGTTTGTCGTCCTCATCGACGCTTTCGCCGAGCTGGTACACGCTGTCCCGGCCGATCTCATGCGCGAATTCGTTGCAGACGAGCGCGTTGTAGGCCTCGTTATCGGTGGCCGCGACCAGCACCTGAAAGGGTGCAAGATCGAGGTTGTGCTCGGTCGCTTCGTTCAGGATTTCGCCGTGATAGAATGGGAGTCCTTCGCGCCGGGCTGCGCCCAAACGTTGCCAGCTGGGGTCGACAATCATGATCGGCGTGCCAAGCTTCTGGAGCTGCAATGCCAACGCAATCGTCCATGGCGTTGAACCAACAATCAGCAGGCCGGGACGCGACGTTCCCTTCACCTTGAGCCACTTCGCTACAAGGTCGACTGAGAAACCGTGGGCGATGATGGTCGTCACCACCACCGCGAAGCTCAGCCCGATCAGGATGTTGCCGTCGCTATAGCCAAGGTCGGTCAACCGCAGCGCAAACAGGCCCGAGATCGCGACCAACACGATTCCGCGCGGAGCAATCCAGGCGATGAAGAAGCGCTCGTTCCACGGAATGTCCGTGAACGCCAGGCTGACCAGTACCGTGAGCGGGCGGACCAGAAACAGGAGGGCGAGCAGGAACCCAAGGAAGCGCCAGTTGAGATATTGGAGATCGGAGACCTGCAGGCTCGATGCCAGCAGGATGAAGATGCCAGACACCAACAGTACGGCGATATTCTCTTTGAACGGGTGGATCGAACGCAGGCTGGTGACACCCATATTCGCGAGCGCGACACCCATTACCGTCACGGCGACCAACCCTGCTTCGTGCTCGATCTTGTTGGTGACCACAAACACGCCGATCACCGTGGTGAAGAGAACCGGAACCTTGAGATATTCCGGCACGGCCCCGCGCGGGAAGAGGTATGCGATCAGGCGAGCCGCGGCGTAACCGATCAAGCCCGCGATGATCGCGGCAATGATCAGCGGCGGCACCACTTCGACCAGCGAGGCGTCGGGCGTTTCGGCGACCTTGCGGAAATACTCGTAGGCGATCACGGCGCACAGCGCCCCGGTCGGATCGTTGACGATCCCTTCCCATTTCAGGATCGACGCCGGCCTTGTCTGGATATTGGATTGCCTCAGCAGCGGGATCACCACGGTCGGTCCAGTCACGATCAATATGCCGCCAAACAGGATTGCGACGGGCCAGACCATACCCGCGATATAGAACCCGGCAGCGGCACCGAGTGCCCAGCCCACAAGGACCCCTACAGTCGCAAGTCGCCAAACTGCGACGCCAGAATGCCGCAATTCGCGCAAGTCGAGACTCAGCCCGCCTTCGAACAGGATCAGCGC
It contains:
- a CDS encoding OmpA family protein produces the protein MKPQSIIAACAALGLLAACDSRPEGEDTSPEDTTASPKPEEPVSILRPDVEKPDLPPPPLEPLNAVIGFPDGGTNLDAGAVAALETVLASEQLSSGAPIVLRAHSDSGGTDEANADASEARGLAVAGWLIEKGVAEERIDVIVFGEQNPVEPNALPDGSANEAGRAANRRVEVLIVPPAAANAEPAASQADTEASGAVSD
- a CDS encoding 3'(2'),5'-bisphosphate nucleotidase CysQ translates to MTDAELAAHLAEVAGRILLDVRGSGVFEGKALGSAGDATANEFLCHAIGAARPEDGLLSEEEKDDTARCSQSRVWIVDPVDGTREYGEARSDWAVHVGLAIDGVATTGAVALPGLDGGLVLRTDQITPLPDAPARPRLVVSRSRPAKEAVEFAELIGGDLVPMGSAGAKAMAIVRGEAEIYLHSGGQYEWDSCAPVAVALAHGLHCSRIDGSPMVYNRQDPYLPDLLICRPEWAERALQSVADCA
- a CDS encoding sodium:proton antiporter, giving the protein MESQALVIAMIGALGIGAQWVAWRTGWPAIVLMLAAGFLAGPVAGEFGFRLLDPEAAFGDLLEPAIGIGVALILFEGGLSLDLRELRHSGVAVWRLATVGVLVGWALGAAAGFYIAGMVWPVAILFGGILIVTGPTVVIPLLRQSNIQTRPASILKWEGIVNDPTGALCAVIAYEYFRKVAETPDASLVEVVPPLIIAAIIAGLIGYAAARLIAYLFPRGAVPEYLKVPVLFTTVIGVFVVTNKIEHEAGLVAVTVMGVALANMGVTSLRSIHPFKENIAVLLVSGIFILLASSLQVSDLQYLNWRFLGFLLALLFLVRPLTVLVSLAFTDIPWNERFFIAWIAPRGIVLVAISGLFALRLTDLGYSDGNILIGLSFAVVVTTIIAHGFSVDLVAKWLKVKGTSRPGLLIVGSTPWTIALALQLQKLGTPIMIVDPSWQRLGAARREGLPFYHGEILNEATEHNLDLAPFQVLVAATDNEAYNALVCNEFAHEIGRDSVYQLGESVDEDDKHALPESIRGRALFESGFGVTDVNDRQQQGWVFRKTKLSDEFDFEDAQEKLPDSANMLLLVRNSGTLRFFTHAAVPEPRAGDTILSFSPPQLKTPEDMAAKRAAKEAGKSSGAEATAKPQST
- the cysN gene encoding sulfate adenylyltransferase subunit CysN — protein: MNTQDSSFQTDALIAEDIDAYLDQHQHKSLLRFITCGSVDDGKSTLIGRLLYDSKMIFEDQLAALETDSKKVGTQGDEIDFALLVDGLAAEREQGITIDVAYRFFTTEKRKFIVADTPGHVQYTRNMVTGASTADCAVILVDARKGVLEQTQRHSFITHMLGIRHLVLAVNKMDLVDYDQATFDDIVSNYRDFAETIGIEDFTAIPISGFKGDNIVQAPSANTPWYDGPSLIHHLETVELAETAAQERSFRMPVQWVNRPNLDFRGFAGLISQGTIKPGDKVRVVPAGKTSTVKTIATFDGDLDEAVAGQSVTITLEDEIDCSRGDVIAAADNPPEASDQFETSLVWMDETALKPGRGYWLKLGSQMVTATIAEPKYEICMGSFEHLAAKTLELNGIGVAEMRTDRPITFEPYSTSRQLGGFILIDKFTNATVAAGMIHFSLRRAQNVHWQATTVSREDHAGLKNQTPRVLWFTGLSGSGKSTIANEVEKRLNLMNRHTFLLDGDNVRHGLNKDLGFTEADRIENIRRIGEVAKLMTDAGLIVLTAFISPFRAERRMVREMMGEGEFIEVFVDTPLEVAEARDVKGLYKKARDGELKNFTGIDSPYEEPETAEIRVNTVEMTPAEAADYIVQQIMPLK